One window of Atribacter laminatus genomic DNA carries:
- the speD gene encoding adenosylmethionine decarboxylase, producing MEKEYLAKHLMIEIINSSFLNDAELMEDFLTNAAHLFGSEILVLKVHQFHPHGLSALMIMPESHIAVHTWPEYQFASMDIFLKASSEPSQSLPLIKKYFHPEDVKIAELERGIN from the coding sequence ATGGAAAAAGAATATTTGGCCAAACATCTCATGATAGAGATAATAAATTCATCTTTTTTAAATGATGCTGAGCTCATGGAAGATTTTTTAACCAATGCTGCCCACCTATTTGGAAGTGAGATATTAGTCCTAAAAGTTCATCAATTCCACCCGCATGGTCTTAGCGCTCTTATGATAATGCCCGAATCTCACATAGCGGTTCACACTTGGCCAGAATACCAATTTGCTTCCATGGACATATTTCTAAAAGCCAGTAGCGAACCAAGTCAAAGTTTACCTTTAATTAAAAAATATTTTCATCCTGAAGATGTCAAAATTGCCGAATTAGAAAGGGGGATTAATTGA
- the speE gene encoding polyamine aminopropyltransferase, whose product MALWYYEDYIPHYRLGLEIKETLFLGNSLYQKIQVVDSYLYGKVLLLDDIVQTTEKDEFMYHEMLIHPALLTHPQPKKILIVGGGDGGASREVLKHPVKKVKLVDIDSAVIEISRKFLPELGNWNDQRLEVLVEDAVKYLALSEEIFDVIVMDSTDPLPSGVAEPLFSKEFFQSVYDHLSEDGVLVSQIEPPFFQPEREQRHWESLNMFPLVKVYWGLVPTYPGGIWTYMIASKGKDPAASFKKLSFPTRYYTPEIHRAAFALPPFMQERLSKKP is encoded by the coding sequence ATGGCTCTTTGGTATTATGAAGACTATATTCCTCATTATCGTTTGGGTTTGGAAATTAAAGAAACCCTCTTTCTGGGAAATTCACTCTACCAGAAAATTCAAGTTGTTGATTCCTACCTCTATGGGAAAGTTTTATTATTAGATGATATTGTTCAAACCACTGAAAAAGATGAGTTTATGTATCATGAAATGTTGATCCACCCAGCATTACTAACTCATCCACAACCAAAAAAGATTCTCATTGTAGGAGGTGGTGATGGTGGTGCATCAAGAGAAGTTTTAAAGCATCCGGTTAAAAAAGTGAAGTTAGTTGATATAGATTCCGCTGTTATTGAAATAAGCCGCAAATTTCTGCCAGAATTAGGAAACTGGAATGACCAAAGATTAGAAGTTTTAGTGGAAGATGCTGTTAAATATTTAGCTTTATCAGAGGAAATATTTGATGTTATTGTTATGGATTCCACCGATCCACTGCCTTCTGGTGTCGCTGAACCGTTGTTTTCAAAAGAATTTTTTCAGAGCGTCTATGATCACCTTAGTGAAGATGGTGTTTTGGTTTCACAAATAGAGCCGCCTTTTTTCCAACCAGAAAGAGAGCAGAGACATTGGGAAAGTTTAAATATGTTTCCCCTGGTAAAGGTGTATTGGGGGTTAGTTCCAACCTATCCCGGCGGCATTTGGACCTATATGATTGCATCAAAAGGAAAGGATCCCGCAGCCAGCTTTAAAAAACTCTCTTTCCCAACTCGTTATTACACTCCAGAAATCCATCGGGCAGCTTTTGCTCTCCCACCTTTTATGCAAGAAAGGCTATCTAAAAAGCCATAA